The proteins below are encoded in one region of Paenibacillus albus:
- a CDS encoding GH1 family beta-glucosidase, whose translation MFTQFGKGFLFGTATAAYQIEGGWNEDGKGMSIWDKFSHTKGKIRDGSTGDVACNTYHDFQKDIDLMSSLQMDAYRFSISWSRVMPEGRGAVNQKGLEYYDRLVDALLEKGIRPFVTLFHWDTPYALFEKYKGFAGRETAQYFAEYAGLVVQRLGDRVKDWITLNEPWEHAMMGHFLGEHAPGIRNPWTYFKVAHHQLLGHGLAVQAMRSMRTDLNIGVTLSQFPVYPANYEASEKEMESVKMADMFINRFYLDGIFKGKYPEELLSKLWPIAPKIHQGDMEAINQPIDFLGVNYYGRIFATRKGYIPFLKTWVDRGYTDDRYAHPILGAHGYPEGFKELAKRYREEYGNPVVYITENGTVGDEIADNDRIDYLTHYLKSLREAIDEGSDIRGYFYWSLLDNFEWNSGLACRMGLLHVDHETQQRTVRDSGYWLRDLIANQESRK comes from the coding sequence ATGTTTACGCAATTTGGAAAGGGTTTTCTGTTTGGAACGGCCACAGCCGCCTATCAGATTGAAGGGGGCTGGAATGAAGACGGTAAGGGAATGTCGATTTGGGATAAGTTCTCTCATACGAAAGGCAAGATTCGCGACGGCAGCACGGGTGACGTAGCTTGCAATACCTATCATGATTTTCAAAAGGATATCGACCTCATGAGCAGTCTTCAAATGGATGCTTACCGGTTTTCGATCAGTTGGTCGAGAGTGATGCCTGAAGGCAGGGGAGCAGTAAACCAAAAGGGATTGGAGTATTATGACCGTCTGGTAGACGCCTTGTTGGAAAAGGGGATACGACCGTTCGTAACGCTCTTTCATTGGGATACACCGTACGCGTTGTTTGAGAAATATAAAGGCTTTGCCGGCAGAGAAACCGCACAATACTTTGCGGAGTATGCGGGACTCGTCGTCCAAAGACTCGGAGATCGCGTTAAGGACTGGATTACGTTGAATGAGCCGTGGGAGCACGCCATGATGGGGCATTTTCTCGGCGAGCATGCGCCTGGTATTCGGAACCCTTGGACCTATTTCAAGGTTGCGCATCACCAGCTTCTTGGACACGGTCTTGCGGTACAAGCGATGAGAAGCATGCGCACAGATTTAAACATCGGCGTCACGCTCAGCCAGTTTCCCGTTTATCCGGCTAACTATGAAGCAAGCGAGAAGGAGATGGAATCGGTCAAGATGGCGGATATGTTCATCAACCGGTTCTACTTGGATGGCATATTTAAAGGGAAATATCCAGAGGAGCTGCTGTCTAAGCTGTGGCCGATCGCACCTAAGATTCATCAAGGCGATATGGAAGCCATTAATCAGCCCATTGATTTTCTAGGGGTTAATTATTACGGTCGGATTTTTGCCACGAGAAAAGGGTACATTCCTTTCTTGAAAACATGGGTCGATAGAGGCTATACCGACGATCGATATGCGCATCCAATCCTTGGTGCCCATGGCTATCCAGAGGGCTTTAAGGAGCTAGCCAAGCGCTATCGCGAGGAATATGGGAATCCCGTCGTTTACATAACCGAGAACGGGACCGTAGGAGATGAGATTGCGGATAATGACCGAATCGACTATCTTACCCATTACTTGAAGTCACTGCGAGAAGCCATTGACGAGGGATCCGATATTAGAGGATATTTCTATTGGTCGCTGCTCGACAATTTCGAGTGGAATTCCGGGCTAGCTTGCCGAATGGGACTTCTCCATGTGGATCACGAGACCCAGCAGCGCACCGTTCGCGATAGCGGGTATTGGTTGCGGGATCTTATCGCCAATCAAGAAAGCAGAAAGTAG
- a CDS encoding extracellular solute-binding protein: MSRKWMKYLSLPVMASMLLAGCSSNNGNNTASNDQTSDSKNATTNNATATNATDGKPASWIADRKIKGLVFMGTDDYTEDMNPEIKAEIKKKTGIDFEIEIMKSADSLEGMIAGLAANDLPDFIAFYLNNSGRPEMPVALKAAREGMFTDLAPFFKDTKVYSKYLQDDYLPADTKYGVMFRPEFNGATYFTHMNIQREGGQVTWRGVGGPYIRKDIADKLGVDPRTITTTAQLEELAKKIKAGNFTDNNGAAVTPIGPAYWGGHEVGALFNDLEWGASDQRIKQDKDGKILHEAQTPIAMKKVEFVQRMLKEKLLQPEFFTMDESRATEGAINGSWAIIADMHSYQDFNQDMHYIPLGPINKVDAPYKMQIDYKSGYSAWAVPATTKKPEEVVKFADWLASREGKLLWKYGIEGRDYTLDANGNPLVKKEVIDLKAKDPNEAKKLGFAGVGNNWGDILGSTDNANKADFGEENYGDNSNSGLFPAVEKIATYYGLDQKIKDGEVVDAYVPNSFLGEFENGTDLKTAFDNYNDALVQAYYSKNLDDAQKILNSALKQMESAGLDGYLKLLADKNADPKTKVKL, encoded by the coding sequence ATGAGCAGAAAATGGATGAAGTATCTATCGCTTCCTGTTATGGCGTCAATGTTGCTTGCAGGTTGCTCCAGCAACAATGGGAATAACACAGCAAGCAACGATCAAACTTCGGACAGCAAGAATGCAACTACCAACAATGCAACTGCTACAAATGCAACTGACGGAAAGCCAGCATCATGGATTGCAGACCGCAAAATCAAGGGTCTTGTATTTATGGGAACTGATGACTATACCGAAGATATGAACCCTGAAATTAAAGCAGAAATCAAGAAGAAAACAGGTATCGATTTCGAAATCGAAATTATGAAATCTGCCGACTCGCTCGAAGGCATGATTGCAGGCCTTGCAGCGAATGACCTGCCGGACTTCATCGCGTTCTACCTCAATAACAGCGGTCGTCCCGAAATGCCGGTCGCTCTGAAAGCAGCGCGCGAGGGTATGTTCACTGATTTGGCTCCTTTCTTCAAAGATACGAAAGTATACAGCAAATACTTGCAAGACGATTACCTGCCAGCGGACACGAAGTACGGCGTTATGTTCCGTCCTGAGTTTAACGGCGCTACTTATTTCACGCATATGAACATTCAGCGCGAAGGCGGCCAAGTAACTTGGAGAGGCGTAGGCGGTCCTTACATCCGCAAAGATATCGCTGATAAACTCGGCGTTGATCCGCGTACGATTACAACGACTGCGCAGCTGGAAGAACTGGCTAAGAAGATCAAAGCAGGCAATTTCACAGATAACAACGGTGCAGCCGTAACGCCAATCGGTCCTGCATACTGGGGCGGTCATGAAGTAGGCGCCTTGTTCAATGATTTGGAGTGGGGCGCGTCTGACCAACGCATTAAGCAAGATAAAGACGGTAAAATCCTTCACGAAGCGCAAACGCCTATCGCTATGAAAAAGGTTGAGTTTGTGCAAAGAATGCTTAAAGAAAAACTGCTTCAACCTGAATTCTTCACGATGGATGAGAGCCGCGCTACAGAAGGTGCAATCAACGGTTCCTGGGCAATTATTGCCGATATGCACAGCTATCAAGACTTTAACCAAGATATGCACTACATTCCGCTTGGTCCTATCAATAAAGTAGACGCTCCTTATAAGATGCAAATCGATTATAAATCAGGTTACTCGGCTTGGGCAGTTCCAGCTACAACGAAGAAACCGGAAGAAGTCGTGAAATTCGCTGATTGGCTTGCAAGCCGCGAAGGCAAGCTGCTGTGGAAATACGGTATCGAAGGCCGAGACTACACGCTTGACGCTAACGGCAACCCGCTTGTGAAGAAAGAAGTTATCGATCTGAAGGCAAAAGATCCGAACGAAGCGAAGAAGCTTGGATTTGCAGGCGTAGGCAACAACTGGGGCGATATTCTCGGCAGCACGGATAACGCTAACAAAGCAGACTTCGGTGAAGAGAACTATGGCGACAACTCGAACTCGGGTCTATTCCCGGCAGTTGAGAAGATTGCAACGTACTACGGCCTCGATCAGAAGATCAAAGACGGCGAAGTTGTGGATGCTTACGTGCCAAATTCCTTCCTCGGCGAGTTCGAGAATGGTACAGATTTGAAAACGGCGTTCGATAACTATAACGACGCCTTGGTTCAAGCTTACTACAGCAAGAACCTCGATGATGCGCAGAAAATTCTAAACAGTGCTTTGAAACAAATGGAATCTGCAGGTCTTGATGGCTACTTGAAGCTTCTTGCTGACAAGAATGCGGATCCAAAAACGAAAGTGAAACTGTAG
- a CDS encoding helix-turn-helix transcriptional regulator encodes MSGDYLGDCLEEGMLDETLDLGLIECFTVPSLSTWRRWFEAVDTDYQVLLGDDQLRSLTVNGNFYLLLHQLLQFVARQNDLRDPRIAKVMSLMEQSAVGEYNDVGGWAEKLSISRSHFHALFRNQTGLSPKKYWNQCRIQRAQHDLLRSNDSITDIAQRYGYSSVHVFTKTFHRSMGMTPTAYRRQGRLH; translated from the coding sequence ATGTCCGGAGACTACCTCGGCGATTGTCTCGAGGAAGGCATGTTGGACGAAACACTTGATCTTGGCTTGATCGAGTGCTTTACGGTCCCGTCCCTTTCAACTTGGCGAAGATGGTTTGAAGCAGTGGATACCGATTATCAAGTGCTTCTTGGCGATGATCAGCTTCGCTCGCTAACTGTTAATGGGAATTTCTATTTGCTGCTGCACCAACTGCTTCAATTTGTAGCACGTCAGAATGATCTAAGAGATCCGCGGATTGCAAAAGTGATGTCATTGATGGAGCAAAGCGCAGTTGGAGAATACAACGATGTCGGCGGTTGGGCTGAGAAGCTCAGTATAAGCCGCAGTCATTTCCATGCTTTGTTTCGAAATCAGACCGGTCTGTCACCGAAGAAATACTGGAACCAATGCCGGATTCAGAGGGCGCAGCATGATCTGCTTCGCAGCAACGATTCGATAACGGACATTGCGCAGCGATACGGCTATTCCTCGGTGCATGTATTCACCAAAACGTTTCATCGATCGATGGGTATGACGCCGACAGCATACCGCCGTCAAGGTCGGCTTCATTAA
- the kduD gene encoding 2-dehydro-3-deoxy-D-gluconate 5-dehydrogenase KduD, translated as MKLFDLTGKVALVTGGAVGLGAAISIGLAEAGADVAIVSSRDRIRDVHQRIEAMGRQVHTITADLSDEQVLPAVIDEVIERFGRIDILVNNSGIIRRTPAAEHSAQDWHDVLNLNLNTVFFLSQLVGRRMLEQGSGGKIINIASMLSFQGGINVPGYTAAKHGVVGVTKALANEWAGKGISVNAIAPGYMETDNTAALRADAERNNQILGRIPAGRWGTPEDLQGPVVFLASAASDYMSGEVLCVDGGWMSR; from the coding sequence ATGAAACTGTTCGACTTAACGGGTAAGGTCGCATTAGTGACGGGCGGAGCAGTGGGGCTAGGAGCAGCCATCTCGATTGGTCTAGCAGAAGCGGGTGCGGACGTGGCCATCGTATCGAGCCGGGATCGGATTCGGGATGTGCATCAGCGCATCGAAGCGATGGGCAGACAAGTACATACCATCACTGCCGACTTAAGCGATGAGCAAGTGCTGCCGGCTGTTATCGATGAAGTGATTGAACGGTTCGGCCGGATCGATATTCTGGTCAACAATTCCGGCATTATCCGCCGGACACCTGCCGCCGAGCATTCGGCACAGGATTGGCACGATGTGCTGAACCTGAACTTGAACACCGTATTCTTCCTTAGTCAACTTGTCGGACGGAGGATGCTGGAGCAAGGCAGCGGTGGCAAAATCATTAATATTGCTTCGATGCTCTCTTTTCAAGGCGGCATTAACGTTCCCGGATATACGGCGGCGAAGCATGGGGTTGTCGGCGTGACAAAGGCGCTTGCTAATGAGTGGGCGGGCAAGGGCATCTCCGTCAATGCGATCGCTCCTGGCTATATGGAGACAGATAATACAGCGGCCTTGCGGGCAGACGCGGAGCGAAACAACCAAATCTTAGGGCGAATCCCAGCGGGACGTTGGGGAACTCCAGAAGATTTGCAGGGGCCTGTCGTGTTTCTAGCTTCAGCCGCGTCCGATTATATGAGCGGTGAAGTGCTCTGCGTAGACGGCGGTTGGATGTCGAGATAA
- the kduI gene encoding 5-dehydro-4-deoxy-D-glucuronate isomerase, producing the protein MEIRYATNPAEAKTYDTARLRKEYLIEELFVPGELRLSYSHVDRFITGGVIPTAQTIKLEADRKEMGADYFLERREIGIINVGPAGRVTVDGEQYVLETKDCLYIGLGHEEVMFDSLDTSSPARFYLSSTPAHRAYPTVKVSIDEAEPNHLGSISSSNERTIYKYIHLQGVQSCQLVMGMTLLKPGNMWNTMPCHTHNRRSEVYFYFDMPQDGVVFHLMGEPDETRHIVVRNEQAVISPSWSIHSGVGTNNYTFIWSMAGENQEFSDMDPVAMQELR; encoded by the coding sequence ATGGAAATCCGCTATGCGACTAACCCGGCTGAAGCCAAAACCTATGATACTGCACGACTTCGCAAGGAATATTTGATAGAAGAGCTGTTTGTCCCTGGTGAGCTGCGACTCTCTTACAGCCATGTTGACCGTTTTATTACTGGGGGGGTAATTCCCACCGCACAGACGATCAAGCTTGAGGCGGACCGAAAAGAGATGGGGGCTGATTATTTTCTCGAGAGAAGGGAAATCGGCATTATTAATGTCGGGCCTGCAGGTAGGGTAACTGTTGATGGTGAGCAGTATGTGCTGGAGACGAAAGACTGCCTTTATATTGGGCTTGGGCATGAAGAGGTTATGTTCGACAGCTTGGATACTTCGTCGCCTGCGCGCTTCTACTTAAGCTCAACACCTGCCCACAGAGCTTACCCTACGGTTAAAGTCAGCATTGATGAGGCTGAGCCGAACCACCTTGGCAGCATTAGCTCTTCCAATGAACGGACGATCTATAAATACATCCATCTGCAAGGCGTGCAGAGCTGTCAGCTCGTGATGGGGATGACGCTGTTGAAGCCGGGCAACATGTGGAATACGATGCCTTGTCATACGCATAACCGCCGATCGGAGGTCTACTTCTACTTCGACATGCCGCAAGATGGCGTGGTGTTCCATCTCATGGGCGAGCCGGACGAGACGCGCCACATTGTCGTTCGTAATGAACAAGCAGTCATATCGCCGAGCTGGTCCATTCATAGCGGTGTCGGAACGAATAATTACACGTTTATCTGGTCGATGGCTGGCGAGAACCAAGAGTTTTCGGATATGGACCCCGTAGCGATGCAAGAACTGCGATAG
- a CDS encoding ABC transporter permease, with protein sequence MAQTSTSKMKPSRPGAALWKNIVLHRYLYFMLLPCLLFFIIFNYIPMGGLLLAFKEYKFNKGILGSPWIGFDYFVTFFHSYQSRELIQNTLIISCMKLFLYLPFPIVLALMFNEVRNKWFKNVSQSLLYLPHFLSWVVVVGLIQRILAPDTGLLNEFITNMGGDGSTFFMMDPKYFYQIMFGSHLWKSIGWDSIIYMAAISGVNPDMYEAAKIDGAGKLREIWSITLPSIMPTVVILFILSLGNILSAGFDQLYLLRTPGNMQLSDILDTYIIRIGLTNGQFGYATAVGMIQGVIGLILVVAANRLSRKVSDTSLW encoded by the coding sequence ATGGCACAGACGTCGACTTCGAAGATGAAGCCGAGTAGGCCTGGAGCTGCTTTGTGGAAAAACATTGTGCTCCATCGCTACTTATACTTCATGCTGCTCCCGTGTCTCTTGTTTTTCATTATTTTCAATTATATTCCGATGGGTGGTTTGCTCCTCGCATTCAAGGAATATAAGTTCAACAAGGGTATTCTTGGCAGTCCATGGATCGGCTTTGACTATTTCGTAACATTCTTTCATTCGTACCAAAGTAGAGAATTGATTCAGAACACGCTCATTATTAGCTGTATGAAGCTGTTCCTGTACTTGCCGTTCCCAATCGTGCTGGCACTCATGTTCAACGAGGTTCGGAACAAATGGTTCAAGAACGTTTCGCAGAGTCTCCTCTACTTGCCGCATTTTCTCTCATGGGTCGTCGTTGTCGGTCTCATTCAGCGTATACTTGCGCCAGATACAGGCTTGCTCAATGAGTTTATTACAAACATGGGCGGAGATGGCAGCACCTTCTTCATGATGGACCCGAAATACTTTTATCAGATCATGTTCGGCAGCCACTTGTGGAAGTCGATCGGCTGGGATTCGATTATTTATATGGCAGCGATTTCAGGTGTGAATCCTGATATGTATGAAGCAGCCAAAATCGATGGGGCAGGCAAGCTTCGCGAGATATGGAGCATAACGCTTCCTTCGATTATGCCGACTGTCGTGATCTTGTTCATTCTATCGCTGGGCAACATTCTATCGGCCGGTTTCGATCAGCTATACTTGCTCCGCACACCAGGAAATATGCAGCTTTCTGATATATTGGATACTTATATTATTCGAATCGGATTAACAAACGGCCAATTTGGTTATGCGACTGCTGTCGGCATGATACAAGGCGTAATTGGATTAATACTTGTCGTAGCAGCGAATCGCCTCTCAAGAAAGGTATCTGACACTTCTTTATGGTAA
- a CDS encoding phytanoyl-CoA dioxygenase family protein codes for MPYANGMPTPEDIEFFKENGYWISPKIISDEWLEKLRDRMEKVYRHEYETGMPPSSAWSEETSLPNSLRKTDNAHWSDLTIRALAYNPLIGKIAAALHETDTIRFWEDQLLFKPANSGGGASNVGWHQDYHYWPCFQNPETLITAWVAYDDVDEANGCMQMVPGSNQWGILQYSDFYEQDLNKQLTNIATVKGNTGSPVPIIMRAGQVSFHHSLTLHGSGPNVSDRVRRSSALHYVTGETRYRAGYSDGYKEIQEFVAAGGKDGDIIQGEMFPIVYQKA; via the coding sequence ATGCCATATGCCAATGGAATGCCCACACCTGAGGATATCGAGTTTTTTAAGGAAAATGGATATTGGATTTCACCGAAAATTATTAGTGATGAGTGGCTCGAGAAGCTGCGTGACCGTATGGAAAAGGTTTACCGCCATGAATACGAGACAGGCATGCCACCCTCATCTGCCTGGAGTGAGGAAACTTCACTACCTAATTCGCTTCGCAAGACAGACAATGCACATTGGTCGGATTTGACGATCCGCGCGCTAGCTTACAATCCTTTAATCGGCAAAATTGCCGCAGCTTTGCATGAAACGGACACGATACGGTTCTGGGAAGACCAGCTCCTGTTTAAGCCTGCAAACTCGGGAGGCGGCGCTTCAAATGTAGGCTGGCATCAGGATTACCATTATTGGCCTTGCTTCCAGAATCCCGAGACGTTAATTACCGCTTGGGTGGCCTATGATGACGTTGATGAGGCAAACGGATGCATGCAGATGGTGCCGGGCAGCAATCAATGGGGGATTTTGCAGTATAGTGACTTTTATGAACAAGACCTTAACAAGCAATTAACGAATATAGCTACGGTCAAAGGCAATACCGGCAGCCCCGTGCCGATTATCATGCGAGCGGGACAGGTAAGCTTTCACCACAGCCTAACGTTGCATGGCAGCGGGCCGAATGTCTCGGATCGGGTTCGCCGTTCGTCCGCTTTGCATTACGTAACCGGAGAGACTCGATATCGGGCGGGATACAGCGACGGCTACAAGGAAATTCAAGAGTTTGTGGCTGCAGGCGGCAAGGATGGCGACATCATTCAAGGCGAGATGTTCCCAATCGTTTATCAGAAAGCATGA
- a CDS encoding carbohydrate ABC transporter permease, translating to MNEFYKLSLGERIFRIINYTLIVLLCLSIVLPFLNIFALAFNPGKDAERGGIYFWPRIWTFENFSKVFESSNIATAFGISVFRTVVGTISSVFLTAMAAYALKSKTIPGGKFFMMFIFFTMLFGGGTIPYYMLLKSIHLTNNIWVYVIPSLYSAWNLIIIRTFFQQIHPSLEESARIDGYNDFAIFMRIIMPLSRPVIAVIALFNAVAHWNDWFTGAFFVRKENLRPLSTLLQEMLTSAEAMRNTLNQAAGTVNYALLDKIQITGNSLKMATIIVVVAPIIIIYPFVQRYFAKGIMIGSMKE from the coding sequence GTGAACGAATTTTATAAGCTTAGTTTAGGGGAACGAATCTTTCGAATTATCAATTATACGCTGATCGTATTGCTGTGCTTATCTATTGTACTGCCTTTCCTGAACATATTTGCTCTAGCATTCAATCCCGGCAAGGATGCGGAAAGAGGCGGCATCTACTTCTGGCCGCGTATTTGGACCTTCGAAAACTTCAGTAAAGTGTTTGAATCCTCGAACATTGCAACAGCTTTCGGTATTTCGGTGTTTCGTACCGTTGTAGGGACGATTTCTAGTGTGTTTCTGACAGCGATGGCCGCTTACGCGCTTAAGAGTAAGACGATTCCTGGCGGCAAGTTCTTCATGATGTTCATCTTCTTCACCATGCTGTTTGGCGGCGGCACGATTCCTTACTACATGCTGCTCAAATCCATTCATTTAACGAACAACATTTGGGTCTATGTCATACCGAGCTTATACAGCGCATGGAATTTGATCATTATTCGGACGTTCTTCCAGCAAATTCACCCGAGTTTGGAAGAGTCGGCCCGAATTGACGGATATAACGACTTTGCTATCTTCATGCGCATTATTATGCCGCTCAGTCGCCCGGTTATCGCAGTAATCGCTTTGTTCAATGCGGTTGCGCATTGGAACGACTGGTTTACCGGCGCATTCTTCGTTCGCAAGGAGAATTTAAGACCGTTATCTACACTTCTGCAAGAGATGCTGACCAGCGCCGAAGCGATGCGCAATACGCTCAACCAGGCTGCCGGAACGGTCAATTATGCGCTGCTTGATAAAATTCAAATTACGGGCAATTCGCTCAAGATGGCGACGATTATCGTCGTTGTCGCTCCAATTATTATTATTTATCCGTTCGTTCAGCGCTATTTTGCAAAAGGCATCATGATCGGATCTATGAAAGAATAG